The following coding sequences are from one Shewanella violacea DSS12 window:
- a CDS encoding site-2 protease family protein, producing MELLKIDCLGKELRLEGSMAGWQQLFWGDTLVSVKQASIDNEGLKSHDFELSTQVNPVNIDTAPEQAIPSQRIKISLEIDLIWQPFNLDYRLMKDGSLVDQGSRNSKDIERQVPVKPVEAKRKVSLVGLASLGFKLLKSAKVIKLVLAGASVAAYSWLFSFQFALALIACLVFHEYGHIRAMKHFGMKTKGIYLIPFMGGLALSDEKINTRWQDVVISIMGPTFGLLMSIMALIAYWLTGNVFFAGLAAFNALLNLFNLLPILPLDGGHILKSISFSMNSILGLAACVAGAAVGVYLSYTLGLALLGFLLLIGSLEIVFEWKTRHQSHLLPLDRYGQIFSTVWYFLTVGALIGIIWYLAGSGDDILGLPLKILQS from the coding sequence GTGGAATTATTAAAAATTGATTGTTTAGGTAAGGAGCTTAGATTAGAAGGCTCTATGGCGGGTTGGCAACAACTTTTTTGGGGCGATACCTTAGTCTCCGTCAAGCAGGCTTCTATAGATAATGAGGGGCTAAAAAGCCATGATTTTGAACTCTCCACTCAAGTTAATCCTGTCAATATCGATACAGCCCCTGAACAAGCTATACCAAGCCAAAGGATAAAGATAAGTCTTGAAATCGATCTCATTTGGCAACCATTTAACTTAGATTATCGCTTAATGAAAGATGGCTCTTTGGTAGATCAAGGTAGTAGAAACAGCAAAGACATCGAACGACAAGTGCCGGTAAAGCCTGTCGAAGCGAAACGCAAAGTCAGTTTAGTCGGCTTGGCTTCCTTGGGATTCAAGCTACTTAAAAGCGCAAAAGTCATTAAGCTTGTTTTAGCCGGTGCCAGTGTGGCCGCTTATTCCTGGTTATTCTCTTTCCAGTTTGCCTTAGCCTTGATCGCCTGTTTGGTATTTCACGAATATGGCCACATCAGAGCCATGAAACATTTTGGCATGAAAACCAAGGGCATCTACCTGATCCCATTTATGGGAGGACTAGCCCTCAGCGACGAGAAGATCAACACTCGCTGGCAAGACGTAGTGATATCTATCATGGGGCCAACCTTTGGCCTACTCATGTCCATCATGGCTTTGATAGCCTACTGGTTAACTGGCAACGTGTTTTTCGCCGGTCTTGCCGCATTTAACGCCCTGTTAAACCTATTTAACCTATTACCTATACTCCCACTTGACGGTGGACACATCTTAAAGAGCATCAGCTTTTCCATGAACAGCATCTTAGGTCTGGCCGCCTGTGTCGCCGGGGCTGCTGTGGGCGTCTATCTAAGCTACACCTTAGGCTTGGCATTATTAGGATTTCTGCTTCTTATAGGTAGCTTAGAGATAGTATTCGAATGGAAGACACGCCATCAGAGTCATCTGTTACCTCTGGACAGGTATGGACAGATATTCTCGACTGTATGGTATTTTCTCACCGTGGGAGCCCTCATTGGCATCATCTGGTATCTGGCAGGCTCGGGAGACGACATCTTGGGTTTACCGCTGAAGATATTGCAGAGCTAA
- a CDS encoding DUF3149 domain-containing protein gives MAFWLDLMFGNAIGLMSMIVIFCTIGIMGYLMWMFIQKSKPE, from the coding sequence ATGGCTTTTTGGTTAGATTTGATGTTTGGCAACGCTATCGGACTGATGTCAATGATCGTTATTTTCTGCACCATAGGTATCATGGGATACCTTATGTGGATGTTTATTCAGAAATCTAAGCCAGAATAA
- a CDS encoding superinfection exclusion B family protein has product MQKINTQIFKPSMPKQLIFSSMLWLAIVSGALLFAPVGILTSVHLEAAVSANSHFIGLGFIIGIAYLITQVVNYFLDEAISALKIKRTTEIIEEKVRLLDPTERALLREFFLQGETVLTLPQNEPAVKSLLATSIIELLGNQKNYAIQGSTSDYKISMRARIYLNRQVLRLPVGEPSQEEMKNLIKARPTFANNVTTPRKHAA; this is encoded by the coding sequence ATGCAGAAAATAAACACACAGATATTTAAACCTTCGATGCCTAAGCAGCTGATCTTCAGCTCTATGCTTTGGTTGGCTATCGTGAGTGGGGCCTTACTATTTGCACCTGTAGGTATTTTGACATCAGTTCACTTAGAAGCTGCTGTTAGTGCTAATTCACATTTCATCGGATTGGGTTTCATTATTGGCATCGCTTACTTGATCACTCAAGTGGTGAATTATTTCTTAGATGAGGCTATCAGTGCGTTAAAAATAAAGCGGACTACCGAGATTATCGAAGAGAAAGTGAGGCTATTGGATCCGACTGAGCGCGCTCTTTTGCGTGAATTTTTTCTCCAGGGTGAGACCGTATTGACTCTACCGCAAAATGAACCTGCAGTTAAAAGTCTACTGGCGACTAGCATCATAGAGCTGTTGGGTAATCAAAAGAATTATGCAATACAAGGCTCAACATCGGATTACAAGATCTCCATGCGTGCAAGAATTTATCTAAATCGACAAGTGCTAAGATTGCCGGTAGGGGAGCCTAGCCAGGAAGAGATGAAAAACCTGATTAAAGCCAGACCCACTTTTGCCAATAACGTGACAACCCCGAGAAAGCATGCTGCTTAG
- a CDS encoding sensor histidine kinase, with protein sequence MHTFTSRLIKSQIGRKLTISIILFSSLITLITTGFQLVNDYKGDVDRITRQFTSIEKVNLDVLAASIWVIDERLINTQINGLIQLPDITYISIHDDSGQVWTSGTPTPENTIEKTFELTYDSGNDTIAVGSLLVQADLKAVYEKLLKRAIIILFFNAIKTFIVAGFILFLVWYMVARHLHMLSLYCQRLDLDSPFEPLKFDQNNKEGDEFHQVSSAINTMQQQLRTSFSDIKKSKQELQDALTDRERLLALETSYKEELARQVKERTQELEQSLLVLKRAQEVLVEQEKMAALGGLVSGVAHEINTPIGICLTAATSQMIHVKELLQLIHGEDATLEEINDILEEHQESCALIVNNITKASTLIQKFKSVAARQNPEELKTFNLRQALIDSHESMKILFTEQEVEVQFDIAPELEIKTNQSLLKQITGNVLSNSYSHAFKKVEKSIIIIRAKLVDNNLSISIQDNGPGISTEAATHIFEPFYTTSRSEGATGLGLSAAYNAAILLKGNIRFEPECELGGACFLISFPITPYSTDDELSDPISQSGLMNQV encoded by the coding sequence ATGCATACTTTCACTAGCAGGTTAATCAAGAGCCAAATAGGCCGTAAATTAACAATATCAATCATATTATTTAGTTCATTAATCACCTTGATCACCACAGGTTTTCAACTGGTAAATGACTATAAAGGCGATGTCGATCGTATCACCCGACAGTTTACCAGTATCGAAAAAGTTAACTTAGATGTATTGGCGGCGAGTATTTGGGTGATCGATGAAAGGCTGATCAACACCCAGATCAATGGCTTAATTCAACTACCCGACATCACCTATATTTCGATCCACGATGATAGTGGTCAAGTCTGGACCTCTGGTACCCCAACGCCTGAAAATACCATAGAAAAAACGTTCGAGCTCACCTATGACTCTGGAAATGACACTATTGCGGTTGGCAGCCTACTGGTTCAAGCCGATCTTAAAGCCGTCTATGAGAAACTGTTAAAAAGAGCCATTATTATATTATTTTTCAATGCGATAAAAACATTCATCGTCGCAGGTTTCATCCTATTTCTCGTTTGGTACATGGTTGCCAGGCATCTGCATATGCTGAGTCTCTATTGTCAGCGATTAGATCTAGATAGCCCCTTCGAGCCGCTCAAATTTGATCAGAATAATAAGGAGGGAGATGAGTTCCATCAAGTTTCATCGGCAATCAATACCATGCAACAGCAACTAAGAACCTCATTTTCTGACATTAAAAAATCGAAACAGGAACTGCAAGATGCACTAACCGATAGAGAAAGATTATTAGCCCTAGAAACCAGTTATAAAGAGGAGCTGGCAAGACAGGTAAAGGAGAGAACTCAGGAACTAGAACAGTCTTTATTGGTATTAAAGCGTGCTCAGGAAGTGTTAGTCGAACAGGAAAAAATGGCAGCATTAGGAGGGCTTGTATCGGGAGTCGCACACGAAATAAATACCCCAATAGGGATCTGTTTGACGGCTGCAACCTCCCAAATGATACATGTCAAAGAGCTGCTCCAACTCATACACGGTGAAGACGCTACCTTAGAGGAAATCAATGACATCTTAGAAGAGCATCAGGAGAGCTGTGCATTAATCGTTAACAATATTACTAAGGCTAGCACCCTGATACAGAAGTTTAAAAGCGTTGCAGCCCGGCAGAATCCTGAAGAGCTGAAGACATTCAATCTAAGGCAAGCCCTCATAGATAGTCATGAGTCTATGAAGATCCTCTTCACTGAACAAGAGGTAGAAGTGCAGTTTGATATCGCTCCTGAACTAGAAATAAAAACTAACCAAAGCCTGCTAAAGCAGATCACAGGTAATGTTCTCTCCAATTCATATTCTCACGCCTTTAAGAAAGTGGAGAAGAGCATCATCATAATCAGGGCAAAGCTAGTCGATAATAACCTAAGTATTTCGATACAGGATAATGGCCCAGGGATTTCGACAGAAGCGGCCACTCATATTTTCGAGCCCTTCTATACCACTTCACGTAGCGAAGGTGCCACAGGACTTGGACTCTCGGCCGCTTATAATGCTGCTATCTTGCTCAAAGGAAACATCAGGTTCGAGCCTGAGTGTGAACTCGGGGGCGCCTGTTTCCTGATATCATTCCCGATCACGCCATATTCAACAGATGATGAACTTAGCGATCCCATCTCCCAATCGGGCCTGATGAATCAGGTCTAG
- the tcdA gene encoding tRNA cyclic N6-threonylcarbamoyladenosine(37) synthase TcdA, producing MDNRVLSEAYLNRFAGIGRLYGQKALVQFSQSHVAIVGIGGVGTWAAESLARSGIGEITLIDLDDICVTNTNRQIHALKQTIGESKVEVMAQRILQINPECKVNQVEDFITTDNLGDYFIGKKYAKEDQTDILDYVVDCIDAVKPKAAMIAWCKRQKLPLVTVGGAGGQVDPTQVQVIDLAKTYQDPLLAKVRNLLRREYNFSKNLQRRFSIEAVFSTEQLVYPQADGSVCNSKANVDGSMRMDCASGFGAVTVVTGTFGFVAASRVLTKLANKANHS from the coding sequence TTGGATAATCGGGTGCTCTCTGAAGCTTATCTTAATCGATTCGCGGGTATTGGCCGTCTCTATGGGCAAAAGGCCCTAGTTCAGTTTTCTCAATCCCATGTTGCCATCGTAGGTATAGGTGGCGTAGGTACTTGGGCTGCCGAGTCTTTGGCTAGGAGTGGTATAGGTGAAATCACTCTCATCGATCTCGATGATATTTGTGTTACCAATACCAACCGTCAAATACATGCCCTGAAACAGACCATAGGCGAATCTAAAGTTGAAGTCATGGCTCAACGTATTTTGCAGATCAATCCTGAGTGCAAGGTTAATCAGGTAGAAGATTTCATCACTACAGATAACCTAGGTGATTATTTCATTGGTAAAAAATATGCCAAGGAAGATCAAACTGATATTTTAGATTATGTTGTCGATTGTATTGATGCAGTGAAACCTAAGGCTGCAATGATAGCTTGGTGTAAGAGGCAGAAATTGCCCTTAGTGACCGTGGGTGGTGCGGGAGGGCAAGTTGACCCGACACAAGTTCAAGTGATTGACCTTGCCAAGACATATCAGGACCCTTTGCTGGCTAAAGTTCGTAACTTATTGCGGCGTGAGTATAATTTTTCTAAAAATTTACAGCGACGTTTCAGTATCGAAGCCGTTTTCTCTACAGAGCAACTCGTCTACCCTCAGGCTGACGGTAGTGTCTGTAATAGCAAGGCGAATGTAGATGGCAGCATGCGTATGGATTGCGCATCAGGTTTCGGTGCCGTGACAGTTGTTACCGGTACCTTTGGCTTTGTGGCGGCGAGTCGGGTTTTGACCAAGTTAGCCAATAAGGCTAACCACTCCTAG